GGCGCAAGCGATAATAAATCTGCATCATTCCATCGGCCCGCTCCACTTCATGGTGAAAGGACTCGAAGGTTGGATATTCGCGCAAGTGAGAACGGGTATGCAGGTCTTCCACTGCCCGCCAGCTCACCACATTAGTAATGGAGAAAATATCTATTGAATTTTTCGGATCGCCTGAGGGCCGAATAGGGTACCTCAATTTGCGGTGGTCCACATTCATAGGCTCCGCATCATACTGGAAAAGGTTGACGGCGGGCACACAATAAAGCCGGATACTATCCGGACGAACTTTCACACTGGGCGGAAGCGGCCTTTCAAATTCAAATAGTAGGGTAAATTCAATTCCAGAACCCGACTGAAAATAAGAGCTTAACCCCTTCAGGTCGAAGCACTGGAATTTGTGAGGGAACACAAAGTACTCTTGAAGCAAGCGGTACCCCTCATAGGAGGCGTTGCCATTGGGAAGAATTGATTCATCCGCTCCAAACCCTCCGGGGCTGAGCTGGCGAAGCGGTACGTCATACTTACGCTGTATTTCGCCTTGTTCTCCGTCACCTTGTATAACCAGTGTGAGTTTCTTCAGGTATCGGCCAATCCAAAGATATAGCAGCTGCGCAGATACCGGATCACCGCACATCCACAGCCGTAAATCCTTCAGGCCGATCTTACTGGTCGGCAGGCCCGAAAGCGTTTGGAACTTCACCGCCAAGTCCGTCGACTGGCGCGTCCTTTCCAGATGCTGCTCTACAATCTCAAGCGGATAAACGTCTGTATCTGCTGTTGTACGGAACGGACAAATGACATCGTCAACCGCCCTTGAGAGGATCTTGCTTTTCGCCGGAACCACATGACGCTCCGTGAACGCCTTTTCAACTGGTGAAAGCTTCATCAAGGTGGTTGCCGGAAACGGGCGCAGAAAGTTCGGCATCAATAGGTTGATGACCGAGTGCGTCAGCTCCGGCAGCTCATCATCAAGCTTTTCCCGCAGCTTCGACGTTAAAAAGGCAAACCCTTCTAGAAGCCGCTCAACATCCGGATCTGTTGAACGCTCCGAAAGGTATCTGGAAAGCTTCGGGTTATTTTGTGCAAAGAAGCGGCCACTTTCCCGAAGATAGGCCAGCTCATCTTGAAAATAACGTGCTTTCACTAATCAAACTCGCATAAAACCGCATTAATAAACTTTTGAGACGCGCCCATCCGTCATCAAAATATCGATGACACACTGCTCTTTTTGATTTCCCACAGGGACAGCTGTCTGGATTTTGAACAGCAAGCTCAATGGCCTATCAGGATCAGGAACAAACTCGATTGATCTGACAGTCACTCTTGGCTCGTACTCTTCAATGCACTTACGAATTGACATGGAGATATGCTGAGACAAGTCTCCCGTACTCGCATTCGCAACATTAAGATCATCCAAACCCAGCTCGGGAGCAGCTAGCGCTGCCCCCGCTCTGGCATTCAAGATCTTCTTCAGGTGACGCTTGATGGACTGAATTTTGGCATTCATTCCATCCCGGTCGGTGGGAAGAGGAGCATCTTCTTCATCGGCAATCAGCCGTTCAAAAAGAGTTCCCCTAGCAGCCCTTAAGCCGCTATCCCAAACCTGTGTCTCATCCCGTTTTGACATTGCTAAAGCTGTGATCAATCATCCGTATCAAGCTTGCCAACCAATGACAGCTCGAAGTTGGCGCCCATGTACTTGAAGTGCGGACGTACCTTCAGGGAAACCTGATACCAGCCCGGATCCCCCTCTACACTGGACACTGTCACTTGTGCGGCACGCAGTGGGCGACGGGAGCGAACATCGGCAGGTGGATTTTCCTGATCAGCAACATACTGCTTCAGCCACGTGTTCAGCTCGCGTTCCAGATCCTCTTTCTCCTTCCAAGAGCCAATCTGTTCGCGCTGCAGAACTTTGATGTAGTGCGCCAGACGGTTCACAATCATCATGTAAGGCAGCTGAGTTCCAAGCTTGTAGTTGGTCTCGGCTTCCTTGCCTTCCTTGGTGTTCTGGAAAAGCTTTGGCTTCTGCGCAGAGTTTGCAGAGAAAAACGCAGCATTGTCAGAGCCCTTGCGCATGGTCAGGGAAATAAACCCTTCCTCGGCAAGTTCATATTCACGTCGGTCTGTGACCAGAATTTCAGTCGGGATTTTCTCTTCGAGCTGACCAAAGGCTTCATAGACATGAACTGGCAGATCGTAGACTGCACCACCAGACTGAGGACCGATGATGTTCGGACACCAACGGTACTTGGCAAAGCTTTCTGTCAAGCGCGTTGCCATCAAGAAGGATGTATTCCCCCAAAGGTAGCTGTCGTGATTTTCCGTCACATTCTCATTATAGACAAATGACTTAATCGGATTTTCTTCTTCATCATAGGGTGTACGAAGCAAGAAGCGCGGGCAAGTCAGCCCCACATAACGTGAATCTTCACTTTGCCTGAACCCCATCCACTTGCGGAAGCGCGGGCCTTCATAAATGGAAAACAGATCTTTTTGAGCAGGCAAATCAACGAAGTCATCTACGTCAAACATTTTCGGAGAAGCAGCCGCGATAAACGGAGCGTGTGCCATCGCACCAACCGAAGCCACGAATTGCATGAGTTTTACATCACGCGCACTAGGGCCGAAGTCGTAATTGGCAATCATGGCACCAACAGGCTCACCACCAAACTGACCGTAACCGGAGGCATAAACGTGCTTATACAAGCCCGCCTGCACCACTTCAGGGCTTGTCTCAAAGTCCTCCAACAGTTTTTCTTTTGAAATTGGGAGAAGGTCAATTTTGATATTCTCGCGAAAATCAGTGCGATCAACCAACAGCTTCAGACCGCGCCAAGCGGACTCCATTTCCTGAAAACCTGGGTCATGCAGAATCTGATCAAGCTGAGTAGAGACCTTCTGATCCAGTTCCGCGATCATCCGGTCCACAAGCACACGGTTAACACGCTGGTCAGTTTGCTTATTAGCAATAATATCTGCAATAAACGCTTCCACACCACGCTTGGCAATGGAATAGCTTTCCGCATCATCGGGACGAATGCGGGTTTCTTCCATGATTTGATCGAGAAGAGAGAGAGTTTTAGTAACGCCTTCGCCAGAAACTTCGGCGGAGGAATTTGCTGTTTCTTCCATCAGTTATATACCTAAATGAACTAAAGAATTGGTAAGGTTAATCAAAGCGGTACGTATAAATCGCAACCACTCAGAAGGCTGAAAGAAAGAAGACTATTCCTTGCTCTCTAACGCATCTATCTCTGAAAGAAGCTTGTTACGCGCTTCCTCGTCCTGCAAAATAGCCTCAAGACGCTTTCTGAATGCCGGAATGTTCCCAAGCGGCCCCTTCAAGGCGACAAGGGCCTCACGCAGCTCGATCAGCTTATTTAATTCAGGAACCTGTTTAACAATCGCATCAGGCTCAAAGTCACTCAAAGATGAAAACTTTAGCTTACTCACCAAGCGAGCATCTTCGTCATCTGACAAGGTATTTTGAACGTTAACTTCTTTTTCCAGTCCCGCTTCCTGCATCACCGAGCCAAAGGTGTTTTTGTCAACGGAAAGCATGTCACGCTCTTCCAGCGGAGCTTCTTCATCACGCCCCAGATAGTCGCCAAGCATCACCAAACGAAGAGGCAGCTCTACTTCTTCCTGCTGATCTCCTGTAGCGGGAACATAGCGTATATTAATTCTTTCCTTTGGAGCGACTGATCCATCTTTACCCGACATCGCTGTAACCTTTTCCAATCAAGAGAAGTTTCAAAAACACAATTCGAAATGCTCACACAAACCCACAACTTTTAATTGTAGATAAATATATGAGTGATTCTTTAGTGCATCTTTTGAACATTCATAGATAAAAAAAGCAAGATAAATTTAATCTTGAATATTATTTAATGGGAAATATAGTAAATCGAATCATCGACGACACCTAGAAGCCAAATTTATTTCATGTAAATACAAACTAGACTCTCTACATGATCTATTTTAGCCTTTAATTACATTGCGTATGGAAAAATGATATCGAAATTACTTTCTTTCACTATAAAACATTTGAAGAAATTACTAAGCGTAATTAAATCATATTTATTTCTAAGTTTAATCTTTATCGCCATATGCATTGTTTCTATTTGGTTTTTCGGGCCAAATATTAAGATCGCAAGCATGCGTCCCCTAGCGTCACCGCTCACTAGAATGGTGGCAATTACGGCGGTGATATTTCTCTGGGGCTTAAATAATCTCATCATTGAGTGGTATCAAAAGCGCAAAAAGAAGTCTGGAACCAAAGAGGTCGAGACCGTCAAACCACGTGATCCACTCAAGGAAAAAGTTGAGGGTTTTGAGCGTTCATTTCGTGCCGCGATGGGGATTGTCAAAGACAACTGGATGGGGACCGGGCAAAATAAGGGGCGGCAATCCTTCTATGCTTTGCCTTGGTATGTAGTCCTCGGCTTTCCTGCTGCTGGTAAAACCTCTTTCATTGTAGAGTCAGACCTAAAGTTCCCTCTCGCACATTTCTTCTCACAGGAAGATGCCAAGCATGTGGAACCTACGGAAGATGTTGATTACTGGGTGACTAATGACGCGATTCTATTTGATGTGGCCGGGCAGATAATTGGTCATCAGCGGTCTGGGATCAAAAAAGATATCATTGATGAATCCGCGCATATTTGGGATAAGTTTCTCTCTTTACTAAGAGAATTCAGACCGAGAAGGCCCATTAACGGCGCTATCCTATGTCTTGACGTTGTGGACCTGATTACCAGTGATCCACAGACGCGTGCAAATAATGCCTCATTGCTCCATGCGCGCCTTATTGAACTCTCTGAAAAGCTGGGAACCCGTTTTACGGTCCATGTGGTTTTGACAAAATTCGATCTTATTGACGGATTTCAGGAGTTTATTGCCGGCCTTCGCCCTTCACAAAGAGCAGAGCCTTTTGGATTTGCCTTTGATGTCTACCCGGAAAAAGACGGGAGCTCTTGGCTTAAAGAATTTGATGGAGCCTATGAAGGTTTCATGGAGGACATTAACCGGACATTATCGGACAAACTTCTGGATGTACGCTCCACTGATAGTAGAAGACGCCTTTATGCCTTCGGGAGGCAGCTTTCCGGACTTCGGGAGGTTCTGTTTGAATTCCTCAGCAAGGCTTTTCAATCCGATAACTTTTCCACGGCGCCACAGGTCCGCGGCATATTCATGGCTTCCAGTCGTCAGGAAGCCGCACCTATCAATGCTATTCTAACGGCTGCCTCCCATAAGTATGAGATGGATGCCCCTATCCAGCCAGCACACAATGGGCGTTCAAAACAGTATTTCGCCCGCGATCTTCTGCATTCGGTTATTTTCCGTGAAGCAGGCCTTGCAGGTGACAATATTCGCATTGAAAGGTCAAAGCGCTTCTTGTTTGCCGGGTCCGTGTTTGCCTCCACGCTGTTGTTCATAGGCTTTACCAGCTTCTACTGGCTTGCCTACCAAGACAACAAAGCCAAAGCCGACGAAGTATTGGTGGTCGCCAACAACTTCCAACAGAAAAAACTGGGCAACTCACAGCATTCACGGGAGACAGGCCAAGCAAGCCAATATCTGGCGGCACTGGAATCCTTGCGTGATGCCTCCTCCATTTTTGGGGATTACCGTGAAAGCAACTGGGTGACATCCAGCGCAACACTCAATCAGGGCCGAAAAGTCGGTCCGGAAATTGAGACAGCTTATGTGGAGATGCTGAAAGAGGATTACCTTCCTGATATTGCCGGTTTTATTCGCAACATAATCGTCGAACTCGGGCAAACCCCGAAGGGCAAAGATAGCAATGAACGGCTGGAAGCTCTCAGGGTATACCTCATGCTTGGCGATTCTGAGCGACGTAATGCCAAGCTGGTATTAGATTGGATGAGTGAACACTGGCAGGAAAGTTACGAGGGAAACCTTTCGGTTCAACGCTCTCTTCGTAAGCACCTGAAATTTGCTATTGAAACAGCCGGTCTTGAGGCAAACCTTGAAGACGATCTAGTGAAAGTCGCGCAAGCCGATCTTCGGGATATTTCACGAGACTTGCGCCTTTATCGAAATATTGAG
This genomic window from Pseudovibrio sp. M1P-2-3 contains:
- the tssF gene encoding type VI secretion system baseplate subunit TssF, yielding MKARYFQDELAYLRESGRFFAQNNPKLSRYLSERSTDPDVERLLEGFAFLTSKLREKLDDELPELTHSVINLLMPNFLRPFPATTLMKLSPVEKAFTERHVVPAKSKILSRAVDDVICPFRTTADTDVYPLEIVEQHLERTRQSTDLAVKFQTLSGLPTSKIGLKDLRLWMCGDPVSAQLLYLWIGRYLKKLTLVIQGDGEQGEIQRKYDVPLRQLSPGGFGADESILPNGNASYEGYRLLQEYFVFPHKFQCFDLKGLSSYFQSGSGIEFTLLFEFERPLPPSVKVRPDSIRLYCVPAVNLFQYDAEPMNVDHRKLRYPIRPSGDPKNSIDIFSITNVVSWRAVEDLHTRSHLREYPTFESFHHEVERADGMMQIYYRLRLREALRGRGMEHLVSFVRHDSQPAIPEHEVLSAELLCFNGHHAQELATGDICIPTEETPSYVKFENLLQPTQPVFPPLDGSLYWSLISNLSLNYVSLLSKEALETVISAYDFQARSDRQAERVSKQRMKGIVSIDTKPVDKLFRGQAVRGLTSRMTMSEEAFQSEGDMYVFASVLAEFFSLYSSVNSFHELIMEGVENNEVYKWPAKIGRQPLI
- the tssE gene encoding type VI secretion system baseplate subunit TssE codes for the protein MSKRDETQVWDSGLRAARGTLFERLIADEEDAPLPTDRDGMNAKIQSIKRHLKKILNARAGAALAAPELGLDDLNVANASTGDLSQHISMSIRKCIEEYEPRVTVRSIEFVPDPDRPLSLLFKIQTAVPVGNQKEQCVIDILMTDGRVSKVY
- the tssC gene encoding type VI secretion system contractile sheath large subunit gives rise to the protein MEETANSSAEVSGEGVTKTLSLLDQIMEETRIRPDDAESYSIAKRGVEAFIADIIANKQTDQRVNRVLVDRMIAELDQKVSTQLDQILHDPGFQEMESAWRGLKLLVDRTDFRENIKIDLLPISKEKLLEDFETSPEVVQAGLYKHVYASGYGQFGGEPVGAMIANYDFGPSARDVKLMQFVASVGAMAHAPFIAAASPKMFDVDDFVDLPAQKDLFSIYEGPRFRKWMGFRQSEDSRYVGLTCPRFLLRTPYDEEENPIKSFVYNENVTENHDSYLWGNTSFLMATRLTESFAKYRWCPNIIGPQSGGAVYDLPVHVYEAFGQLEEKIPTEILVTDRREYELAEEGFISLTMRKGSDNAAFFSANSAQKPKLFQNTKEGKEAETNYKLGTQLPYMMIVNRLAHYIKVLQREQIGSWKEKEDLERELNTWLKQYVADQENPPADVRSRRPLRAAQVTVSSVEGDPGWYQVSLKVRPHFKYMGANFELSLVGKLDTDD
- the tssB gene encoding type VI secretion system contractile sheath small subunit translates to MSGKDGSVAPKERINIRYVPATGDQQEEVELPLRLVMLGDYLGRDEEAPLEERDMLSVDKNTFGSVMQEAGLEKEVNVQNTLSDDEDARLVSKLKFSSLSDFEPDAIVKQVPELNKLIELREALVALKGPLGNIPAFRKRLEAILQDEEARNKLLSEIDALESKE
- the tssM gene encoding type VI secretion system membrane subunit TssM, yielding MISKLLSFTIKHLKKLLSVIKSYLFLSLIFIAICIVSIWFFGPNIKIASMRPLASPLTRMVAITAVIFLWGLNNLIIEWYQKRKKKSGTKEVETVKPRDPLKEKVEGFERSFRAAMGIVKDNWMGTGQNKGRQSFYALPWYVVLGFPAAGKTSFIVESDLKFPLAHFFSQEDAKHVEPTEDVDYWVTNDAILFDVAGQIIGHQRSGIKKDIIDESAHIWDKFLSLLREFRPRRPINGAILCLDVVDLITSDPQTRANNASLLHARLIELSEKLGTRFTVHVVLTKFDLIDGFQEFIAGLRPSQRAEPFGFAFDVYPEKDGSSWLKEFDGAYEGFMEDINRTLSDKLLDVRSTDSRRRLYAFGRQLSGLREVLFEFLSKAFQSDNFSTAPQVRGIFMASSRQEAAPINAILTAASHKYEMDAPIQPAHNGRSKQYFARDLLHSVIFREAGLAGDNIRIERSKRFLFAGSVFASTLLFIGFTSFYWLAYQDNKAKADEVLVVANNFQQKKLGNSQHSRETGQASQYLAALESLRDASSIFGDYRESNWVTSSATLNQGRKVGPEIETAYVEMLKEDYLPDIAGFIRNIIVELGQTPKGKDSNERLEALRVYLMLGDSERRNAKLVLDWMSEHWQESYEGNLSVQRSLRKHLKFAIETAGLEANLEDDLVKVAQADLRDISRDLRLYRNIEQIADRQLVSPVNLRNDIGPAYNIIFARTDREATESTPVTVKPFFTKGAFHDFFIPQNSKLTTVAIEDAWVAGERETVNYSDEDLEAFRRKVTTRYASHYIESWSNALNQLEISKFQNVDHAVDVLEEITGPENPLGRLLTRIKQETEIYKSKTIELSAEQAIDATLPFDLNREQGLRIRRAFSRLNEIIEAEEGEKTYLEDLDVALNRLYEYLKEIRQAGERSGEVALAKAKARINLEGDDPIYVIRRIGVDLPEPLNRFFDTIADESWKVVLQSAKGELQRAWNDEVYADYNLSMATRYPFQKDAEEEVSLADFESLFGPGGKIENFYKNNLIQFVEESSGKAKIIDGRELHIEPEFLKQLKRALELRESYFDEEGALSIGYTIEPKSLSGNARRAVLNIEGQLVSYTHGPRRAARIIWPNIMSGDAESKLTIFPSGRRKPQVLSFKGPWSGFRILDSGKVTDVSGGEVDLEFNLESTKITYKIRQADHRNLAGKSPLADLVLPARM